One segment of Primulina tabacum isolate GXHZ01 chromosome 14, ASM2559414v2, whole genome shotgun sequence DNA contains the following:
- the LOC142524602 gene encoding 3-ketoacyl-CoA synthase 6-like, which produces MAAEIPDFSQSVKLKYVKLGYQYLVNHMLAFCLIPVIVTLSLTLLQTGPEQIYQLWSSMRFTFVQTICFSFLTVYASTVFFMTRPRTVYLVDFALFEPPQSMRVSFAGFMEHARMALFPEPKSIHFQMKILERSGLGEQTCLPPAIHYIPPCPSMALAREEAELVIFSCVDTLFKNTGIKPKDVDFLILNCSLFSPTPSLTAMVINKYKMRSNIKSFNLSGMGCSAGLISIDLAKDLLQQYPNSNAVVISTEILTPNVYKGKERAMLLPNCLFRMGGAAILLSNRWSDRRRAKYRLSHVVRTHKGADDPSYRCVSQEEDSEGNVGIMLNIDLMRIAGEALKSNITTIGPLVLPASEQILFAISLIRRKLFDDKLKPYIPDFKKAFEHFCIHAGGRAVIDELQKSLQLTAEQVEASRMTLHRFGNTSSSSLWYELSYIESKGRMKKGDRVWQIAFGSGFKCNSAVWKCNRTIKKSNAGAWADCIDKYPVHIPEVVKL; this is translated from the coding sequence ATGGCTGCCGAGATTCCAGATTTCTCCCAGTCAGTTAAACTCAAGTACGTGAAACTTGGGTACCAATACCTCGTGAATCACATGCTAGCCTTCTGCCTTATCCCAGTAATCGTCACTCTTTCGCTAACACTCCTCCAAACGGGGCCCGAACAGATCTATCAGCTATGGAGTTCCATGCGATTCACCTTTGTTCAGACCATTTGTTTCTCATTCCTCACCGTTTACGCTTCCACTGTCTTCTTCATGACGCGCCCTCGGACCGTCTATCTCGTTGATTTCGCACTTTTTGAGCCTCCGCAGAGCATGCGAGTCTCCTTTGCAGGATTCATGGAGCATGCCAGAATGGCTTTGTTCCCTGAACCAAAGAGTATCCATTTTCAGATGAAGATCCTGGAGCGGTCGGGTCTTGGGGAGCAGACCTGTTTGCCCCCTGCGATTCATTACATTCCTCCGTGTCCGAGCATGGCGCTTGCCAGAGAAGAAGCCGAACTTGTCATCTTCTCCTGCGTGGATACCTTGTTTAAGAATACAGGGATCAAGCCCAAGGACGTGGATTTCTTGATCCTGAATTGCAGCCTTTTCTCGCCGACTCCTTCTTTAACAGCTATGGTGATTAACAAATACAAGATGAGAAGCAATATTAAGAGCTTCAACTTATCTGGGATGGGTTGCAGCGCTGGTTTGATTTCTATAGATTTAGCCAAAGATCTTCTGCAACAGTATCCCAACTCAAATGCGGTGGTTATAAGCACAGAAATACTCACCCCTAATGTTTATAAAGGGAAAGAAAGAGCGATGCTCCTCCCCAACTGCTTGTTTAGAATGGGCGGCGCCGCCATACTTCTGTCGAACAGGTGGTCGGATCGCCGCCGCGCCAAGTATCGTCTCTCACATGTTGTGAGAACCCACAAAGGAGCCGATGATCCGTCATACAGATGTGTATCACAAGAGGAAGACTCAGAAGGAAATGTAGGAATAATGCTAAACATTGATCTAATGAGGATAGCTGGTGAAGCTTTGAAATCCAACATAACAACCATCGGCCCCCTGGTTCTCCCCGCATCGGAGCAAATTCTGTTCGCGATTTCACTCATCAGAAGAAAACTCTTCGACGACAAACTGAAGCCATATATTCCAGATTTCAAGAAAGCTTTCGAGCACTTCTGCATACACGCCGGAGGAAGGGCGGTGATCGACGAACTACAGAAGAGCCTTCAACTCACTGCGGAGCAGGTGGAGGCTTCCAGAATGACTCTGCACCGATTCGGAAACACTTCTTCTTCCTCACTCTGGTACGAATTAAGCTACATAGAATCGAAAGGAAGGATGAAGAAAGGAGATAGAGTTTGGCAGATTGCATTTGGAAGCGGATTCAAGTGCAACAGCGCCGTCTGGAAATGTAATCGGACGATCAAGAAATCGAATGCCGGAGCATGGGCCGATTGTATTGATAAATACCCAGTTCATATTCCGGAAGTGGTGAAGCTctaa